A single Macaca mulatta isolate MMU2019108-1 chromosome 11, T2T-MMU8v2.0, whole genome shotgun sequence DNA region contains:
- the SPIC gene encoding transcription factor Spi-C isoform X1 — translation MTCVEQDKLGQAFEDAFEVLRQHSTGDLQYSPDYKNYLALINHRPHVKGSSSCYGVLPTEEPVYNWRTVINSAADFYFEGNIHQSLQNITENQLVQPTVLQQKGGKGRKKLRLFEYLHESLCNPEMASCIQWVDKTKGIFQFVSKNKEKLAELWGKRKGNRKTMTYQKMARALRNYGRSGEITKIRRKLTYQFSEAILQRLSPSYFLGKEIFYSQCVQPDQEYLSLNNWNANYNYTYANYHELNHHDC, via the exons ATG ACGTGTGTTGAACAAGACAAGCTGGGTCAAGCATTTGAGGATGCTTTTGAGGTTCTGAGGCAACATTCAACTGGAGATCTTCAGTACTCGCCAG attacaaaaattacctggctTTAATCAACCATCGTCCTCATGTCAAAGGAAGTTCCAGCTGCTATGGAGTGTTGCCTACAGAGGAGCCTGTCTATAATTGGAGAACGGTAATT AACAGTGCTGCGGACTTCTATTTTGAAGGAAATATTCATCAATCTCTGCAGAACATAACTGAAAACCAGCTGGTACAACCCACTGTTCTCCAGCAAAAGGGGGGAAAAG GCAGGAAGAAGCTGCGACTGTTTGAATACCTTCACGAATCCCTGTGTAATCCAGAGATGGCATCTTGTATTCAGTGGGTAGATAAAACCAAAGGCATCTTTCAgtttgtttcaaaaaacaaagaaaaacttgcCGAGCTTTgggggaaaagaaaaggcaacagGAAGACCATGACTTACCAGAAAATGGCCAGGGCGCTGAGAAATTACGGAAGAAGTGGGGAAATTACCAAAATCCGGAGGAAGCTGACTTACCAGTTCAGTGAGGCCATTCTCCAAAGACTGTCTCCATCCTATTTCCTGGGGAAAGAGATCTTCTACTCACAATGTGTTCAACCTGATCAAGAATATCTCAGTTTAAATAACTGGAATGCaaattataattatacatatgCCAATTACCATGAGCTAAATCACCATGATTGCTAA
- the SPIC gene encoding transcription factor Spi-C isoform X2, translated as MTCVEQDKLGQAFEDAFEVLRQHSTGDLQYSPGSSSCYGVLPTEEPVYNWRTVINSAADFYFEGNIHQSLQNITENQLVQPTVLQQKGGKGRKKLRLFEYLHESLCNPEMASCIQWVDKTKGIFQFVSKNKEKLAELWGKRKGNRKTMTYQKMARALRNYGRSGEITKIRRKLTYQFSEAILQRLSPSYFLGKEIFYSQCVQPDQEYLSLNNWNANYNYTYANYHELNHHDC; from the exons ATG ACGTGTGTTGAACAAGACAAGCTGGGTCAAGCATTTGAGGATGCTTTTGAGGTTCTGAGGCAACATTCAACTGGAGATCTTCAGTACTCGCCAG GAAGTTCCAGCTGCTATGGAGTGTTGCCTACAGAGGAGCCTGTCTATAATTGGAGAACGGTAATT AACAGTGCTGCGGACTTCTATTTTGAAGGAAATATTCATCAATCTCTGCAGAACATAACTGAAAACCAGCTGGTACAACCCACTGTTCTCCAGCAAAAGGGGGGAAAAG GCAGGAAGAAGCTGCGACTGTTTGAATACCTTCACGAATCCCTGTGTAATCCAGAGATGGCATCTTGTATTCAGTGGGTAGATAAAACCAAAGGCATCTTTCAgtttgtttcaaaaaacaaagaaaaacttgcCGAGCTTTgggggaaaagaaaaggcaacagGAAGACCATGACTTACCAGAAAATGGCCAGGGCGCTGAGAAATTACGGAAGAAGTGGGGAAATTACCAAAATCCGGAGGAAGCTGACTTACCAGTTCAGTGAGGCCATTCTCCAAAGACTGTCTCCATCCTATTTCCTGGGGAAAGAGATCTTCTACTCACAATGTGTTCAACCTGATCAAGAATATCTCAGTTTAAATAACTGGAATGCaaattataattatacatatgCCAATTACCATGAGCTAAATCACCATGATTGCTAA